In Mytilus trossulus isolate FHL-02 chromosome 10, PNRI_Mtr1.1.1.hap1, whole genome shotgun sequence, the DNA window tcaaaaaaagttttctttttacagAACATTTTATACACCCATTCCTGTTGCAGTTTCTTTacgaatttgaaaacaagactgTACAAGTGTATTTATTGTCAGTTTACCCTATGTTCATATTTTCTGACATGAAATTCTAGAACTTGTTTAAAACTATTCTGATAACAAATTGAAAGCATTTTAGAAtactataaatgtaatgtttaacAGTCAATCATTTAACACATTCCAGATTATATAAAGTATCCAATCTTACCTTTGTCTCCAGTTCACATTTTACTGTATGCATATTACtcaaagaaaatttacaattgcTGCCTCAAATGATGAGTTTGGAAATCGTGTCACAAGAGAATGAtgtctaaaaagtaaaatcacaaaataaatgaactaagaggaaaatctaatcggaaagtccataaccaCCATATTATTTAGCTAATATATGAACTAGAGTTGTTAAAACAAAGCCATGTTTGCAATAGTTGTATGTATGCAGATAAGAGTTTGATGTGTAAATTCACTAAAAGTTTCATAGAAATGACTGATTACATCTGATTTGACTTACAAGCACAGTTATTGTTGTTTTGATCAATAgcctttaaattataaaatcatagcATTAACAAGTAAAATTATTCGTTTTATGAACCAGGGGTTAGGCATTTTTCTGTGTCTTATTTTCATGTCCCTGGAGCCtgaaaatttctaaattattcGGTGGTTTCTAGCAATATCTAGTACGTATTCAGGATAGAACATactattgtatttttattgtggtatttctgtatttctttttatgtcgcaggtacaaaacaaaaatgcatttaGGTGTTACGGTTTACTTGTTGGTTGTCGAATAGAAAAACACTTCGTATATGAGTTAATTTCAATAAATCTTTTGTATGTTCTCTTTTTTCTACCTATATAGGTAGCGTTCCTGTGAATATTGACAATGCTTTTTTCCAAAGGAACTCCTTTTTGGGCTTAAACTACCACTATTACTATgaagttttttaaaatatatatctagaACGGAAAGTTTATATGTActctttttttcaaaggtcaatatatagggctgtgcggtaAATTGTAAACGTGTATATGCCCCAAACTTctaagagtttaaactaacttgtttttaactacccctaccttgACTTTATGACTACCTCAGATTTCAGAATCACCAATATGCATTTGTATATTCACTAGTAACATTAATTTACTAAGTAATGTCTCAATAAGAGATCATAACAGGGAACCAGTacgtaaacaaaattaattgtctataaatattatatatctcccCAAACGTACGTgctttgagaaacagctgtatacAAAGTGCAACATATAAGCCCGGATTAGGCATACTAGTAGTTAAACAAAGAAATGGATGGCACTTTATCTAAACAATAgacaaaatagcaaattttaaaaatgcctgCAATTGAGGAATGTTTCATAAGTAATAAGAACACTATGGATTAGTAATGATATTCCGATTACAgaaaagtatacaaaaaagtaaaaggaCAAAAATACTCAACTCCGGGAAAGATTCATAACGAAATAAATTCAATTGGTAGGAATTGTACCAATGAAAATccaaatttgtcaaatttattgTTAGAAATCGTGTTGActtaaactttttatattagttattttaatgtcaaattaaaatatttacaattcttTAATAGGATAGTGCAGTTTTCATTTTGCAGTTTTCTATTGGTTTGAATTGAAATCTATGATTGTTAAAGGATAACAGCGAGAAGATAGCCTTGAACGACAATTTCATATGATCTTCGTTTTTATTGAGTTTTtcgttgaattgttttattactTATGAAACTGAATATACTTATATATGAATaacacaacaaacaaaaacacgttttttttttacttgcagaaGAATCATTACTGGTATTTTAAGTTGTCGGAACAAACGTGGATAAATGTTGTTTCGaattcaaatttgtactttgaCAAATTTCGACATTGAGACATGTTAAAGAACGTTGAGAAATTTCATCAGGCAAAAGCTATTAACACCATGAAAAGGAGTGAATCGAATTCGATTAGTAGGCAAGCAATTGACATTCATGGAAATAATAAGGTCATTCCTCTTTTATTAATTTGGAAACTGGAAAATGGAAACTTTGATACATTAACGAAATCCGAAAAGGAATTCATCAATGACATATTGGGGAACATCCATACAATAAGCcctaataaatgtataaaagtgGTGCCTTCGAATCGCATCAGCAACAGAGGAAGtcgtaaaaaatataaaaattgtgtcctCATGTGGGACAGCAGCAGACAGGCTATTTTAGATATAAATCCATTAATTTCATCGGGAGAAAGGCTAAACACTTTCGCAAATTGGTCGATTTCTAGTTGTAAGTGGTGGCCTAGAATGTTATCAGATGCTGGGTTTTATTACAATCACACCGACTTGGAATGTTTCCAGTGCAGATTCCAAACAAACCCTACAAACTGGCTTCCTAATGAAACACCAAAAGAAGCACATGCACGATTAAGTCCAGAATGTGcatttgtaaaattgtataagCAATCTGCACGATCGGATAAACCTAAAAGTCCAGAACAAATAAGTAATAATGATCGTCTTATAAATCACAATGATAACACTAATATGAAACACAGTATATCCGAACAAAATGGCCATTTTACACCTGAGTATGTCGTTGTTCCTCATCAAAACACGAATTGTATGCAAACAAGGGCCCTTGTTAAACCATTGCTTTCAAATGATGCTAATGCATTTCATAGAGGAGGGATTCCAGCAGATAATTCAAACATACAATCACCAAGTGACATCAAAACAGCCACGTCAGCTGTTTGTGATTCTGCAAACAATCCAAGTTATACGGAACATTCAATCCAACCGACTATAGATGCTATGAATAGTCAACTCACCATTGACGGTTTTCAATCTAGAATTCAGGCACCAGAAGAGCCAGAATATATGTATCCTCAATATCATACATACACGTCAAGATATCAATCTTATGGAAATTGGCCGTTCCCACACAAACAAACAGCTCATAGTTTATCAGAAGCCGGATATTTTTACACAGGTATGGTTATCTTAATACTTTTACACTACAGATTTGACTTGATAATGATTGTTTACGTTCCATATGTTTGTGTTGGCCAATGTTTGCGCCAAATGTCCAATGTTACATAATGATTTGTATGTTCACTAGGTACACAGAATGACAGATtacaattatacaataaaattacaaggattaaaaaaaatagacctTATAAAAATCCGTCTTTCTTAagactgatgagtcttttgtagacgaaacgcgcttttggcgtcaatataaaaatgtaatcctggtatctttggtgAGTTTATCAAAAAGATGACAAATGGGAGCATAGTGTTATGAAACATATTAGATTGTTATTTGCcatttatataatacatgttgtATATTAATCGTGTAGTTTGTTAGTTACTAAGAAGTCAGTTTGATCGAAATGTGTGATCAAATAGTTTCTTATGGAGGTCTTAGTTATGaatgtttatgttaaaaaagCACAAAGTTTCAATCCAAATCGACACAAAACAATTTCCGTTTGTTTGCTAgaagacacttttttttattctggaTTCGCACCTGAAGTTAACATTTATAGTTTAGATTAGAACTGACACAGATTTGATACAATGGATTAAATGTTGTAGctctgaaaaaaatgtcattttggttttaCGTCTGCAAATAAAGACATATGCAATACTTAGTATGCTATTTTGTAAATATCACAATtttatatagatacatgtatacgcattttttttaaatgggtcCATTCTGTGCtaatattcttttttgtttcgtttttataattattgtttgGAAAAAATGAGAATGTGCTTATTTTGAACCCTAGGCGAAAATGACATTGTTCGATGTTTTTGTTGTGACCTGGGGTTAGCAGAATGGGATCCAAAGGATAAACCATGGACTGAACACGCACGTCACAATCCTAGatgtatgtttttgttaacggaaaaaggaaaacaattcaTTGATGATATCCAGAAAGACTGGCGAAAGGTTTGTACTCAGTTTATAAGTTAATTAACAGACCCATGTAAAAGTTTAAAGTGCTGTAAACAATGAGTACACACATAAACCATTCGAAGTTATACACATTCTAAtgatttttgtctttaattaaCAGTAACAATTAACACCGCATATAAAGATTAGGTCACCACATGTGCCCTGTATGACAAACGTCAATTGTCCTTTGTCCTTCAAAAGTTGACCTTATTTCATGGTTTAGCTactgctttaaaaaaaaggttttgatatgaatttctcatttgttaaatgtattcggataactatatttggaaTATTGGTTTCTTGTAATAGTAACATGTCTGACAGACAGAGTTCACATGACGTACCTCGGCCTTAATTCGTGGACCAAGATCAAATTCACAGAAACTGTACGCGGAAGGTCAACAATATATGGTGTATGGAGTAATTTTAAGGAGAACATATTAGTCAGGCaagtttcatctgaccttgaccatTGTCTTCATTATTAAATGGTCATCGTTAAGTTGATGCGTTTCAGTCTGGTTTTCAATAATTATTGCATTGTTTATTTGGTCAATGTGAGGTTTGTGtacatataaataagaagatgtggtatgagtacgcATGCGACAACTCTCCGTCGGAGTCTCAAGGTGTTAGAggaagtaaacaattataggttaatATAATTCGGCCCTTAAAAAGAAACCCAACGGTCTAATGatcttcaaaaaaaaagaaaaaaagaaaatctctATAAACCACACCAACATACGACCACCCCTGAACAAAATGTCTGTTTGACAGAAATGATCTGCCCTGGCCTAATTGTCATGATTCTTCCAAAATGTTAATTGTATCAGTTGCAAAACAagcatgtgaactattgttgtTTAAAACAGTTACACCGTAGAACGCCACATGCGTGGTGTCGGCTATGTTTGACATGGGGTGGCAATTTTGAAGCGACAAAAAAGTAACAAGGTAAGtttaaacatcaaaatttcttattttaagaaCTCTCAATACCATAAAATGTATTGCACGGAAGGAACCGCAACGTAATCTATTTCCTGAAAGCAATATATTTTCTCAAACACCTCGCCCTAGTTTTCCGTGatgaataaaagtttaaaaaccaATAAGTTTTAACTAAGAAACTGGTATTTGGTAGAAGTCCATGAGAGGAATacaattgtatataaataatacgGACGGTAGTTGTGTAAAGTAGTTTTTTATACCGAAATTTGCATATAAAGCCTCAAAATCTGCAACACGGAAAACTAGGGCGAGGTGTTTGAGAAAACTGAGCACTGAAAACGACTGCTTCTGCTTTCAGGAAATAGATTAAGTTGCGGTTCCTTCCGTGCAATACATTTTATGGTACTGAGAGTTctttaaataagaaattttgATGCTTGAACTTACCTTGTTACTTTTTTGTCGCTTCAAAATTGCCACCCCATGTCAAACATAGCCGACACCCCGCATGTGGCGTTTTATACGGTGAGTTAGATAATCAGTGTTCCTGACACATCTGCTTGACTGCAAACGTTGTATATATTCCCTGGTCATGCTGGTTGTTAAGAATGTATaatgatttgtaaaaaaaaaacgatatatGTGCAATTTGCACCAAAATACACGCATCTCTATTAGATTAAATAATCGAAGAAATTTACATCATTACGAAAGTGATATCACATTTGCATGATTGCATAAACACGAGTGGAGGATAAAGTTAGGTCAACATAGAGATTTGTTAATGCCGACAattaaacagagaaaaaaaaacttctaaTAAATAAAGGGTGGTATGGCCCTTACACCCCCGCCTCGACCtgactttattatttttataattgacaTATTTCATATCTAAACGGCTATGTTAAGAAAAcgatattataatttttaatctgATGAACAACAGGATTAAATCAGCTCATTTCAGTCTACAGgtcttttcatttaatagtcttaagaaaaaagatatacaaaatGAAAGCGGGCATTTTGGAAACCACAAGAAGAAACTATCCTTAATGCTTATGCCCAATTAActtcaatattacttttaaatcaATTAGGAGACAAACTTGGCCTTAGTAAACCatagtttttatacgactgcaaaaatgtttttgtgatCGTATAATATGGTATGCTGTCGTCTGCGTCGTTGTCCGACAACACATAGGTTTCCctgacaataactttagtttaagagAATGGATCTGTATGAAATTTTGTAAGAAGggtcaataccacaaaaggatggtttggattgattttggggatgatggttTAAATTGTTGAGGAATTAGGAGCCCAGAAGGGGCCTAAAAGAAGCATTTGTCTAGTCTCAGGATATTAACTTGTTTTTAAGTATTTTGATTGCTCTAAAATTGTACCATAATGTTTAGTACCACAAGTAGAAGTTTGTGAATTATTTTAGTGGTTATGGGGCTAACAGTTCAGGAATTCGGGGCCAAAGAAAGgctaaattaaacatttttctaatttctagacaattatttttgtttaagtgaatggatctctctgaaattgtactacaaggttccatactacaaaggaaAGACTAGGATTGAATTTTAGGGTTATTGCATAAAAGGGGTTTTCAAAAAGGTTGGGTGGggatgtttttttcaaatctttttagcggattcaaatttcaaattttttaaaagtttcaagaagaaatttttaattgcaaagTAATGCGTAATAGATTTGTGACATCTTTgaccaaatttattttctgtcagaaacctatattatgtcaaaattttgttcacattccaaattcagaccgtatcaagcttgaatattgtgaacaaatttgccccaactgttcaggattcaaactctgcggtcgtatcaggTTGCACTAAGCGAAGccttttatttgaattcaaattgaGTTTAACGCTGAGACGTTTTTACACATTTGGTACACTTGAGTGgttaagatatcgacaaaagaaatattttgtggCACAAAATGTGTCCTATTAGTTtgcatacacaaaaaaaatgaggCTTTCCTTTGTTACTATGGTTAAAGACTAGAAGGATTTGAAATCTtaccataaaaaatatttgtccaatgaaaattataattctaaaagaATGGCATTAGAAGATGCAATTTATCACTGTTAATTCGGTTTGtcctgtctgtctgtctgatgCAAAGTAatctctttttttcaattttgataaatttattatttatttgagaCATGTTTTCGAAGCAACCCCAAAACGGACGTTTTTAGTGAAACCCTGTTCTTAAATATTAAGTTATTGTATACAATCGGCTGAAGGGATACTCACCAAATATGaactttttcaattgatttggtTAACTTgtaagtatttcaaaattttattttacagatataTAACCCAAAACATGCCGCTTTTGATGATAAAGAATCGCGTATAGCAACATTTGATGATTGGCGACGAGACATTGAACAAACCCCTGAAATCTTGGCAGACTCTGGATTTTTTTACACTGGTATGCGTTGCTGATTAACTAGCATGGCAGATAACATTAATATATGTGTTATGGAAAGCAGTATACAGTATGATACACTTTCGCCCAACACGCGAAAAaggaatgtgtttttttatttgatagatgctttttgtgtttttttgtatatgtttatttgtcttgagattgtaacacagtgatgactaTTGTAAccatatttttacttatttacttAGTATGtgtgttttgttcacgcatcgttgtaatactaacggaatttgatgcgactatcATAAAAGAGGTGAAATGGATTGGTTATTAAACGTGAAAATAAACGGACCGGATTGCCGCTCATGTacataaatagataaaaaaaaaaaatacagtcgACAAGGTTCAACCAAATGATAAACACTGAAGTGTTCAGGACTTGAGCAATGCACATACATAATTTGTTAGAATTGTCTTGAGCACCCAATCATCCCGTAACATTGGGAGGAGATGTTGCAATGgtacaatttgtaaaatcagTTTTGAAAAGGCTAGActctttttaaaaagatatgtacattacaaaaatattcccCAAAAGACTGAATTAAGGCACAATATTGATTCAAGATTACTCGCTGTCACtgtttatgtttaatattataaacgaaaatgtttttttttaaattttggggAATAATTACAGACTTACACTCTTCACACGGAAGAGTTCCTGTTTATGCTTAAAACTACGACCTTTGTTTTGTAGGCGAGGACGATGTTGTCCGCTGTCATTATTGTGATGGAGGACTACGTAACTGGGAACCAGGAGACGTTCCGTGGGAGGAGCATGGGCGCTGGTTTCCATTCTGTAAATTTGTCATCAAAATGAAAGGGCGAGAGTATTTAGAGGAAATAAGAGCTAAATATGAGGTGAGTGTATTTTCAACACCAGTTGTGTCTTTAGACGCGTTAAATAGTTTTCGCTGTCAATATTCTAATAGCGGATTGCgttacttttgtttgtttcataatCACACCCTTTGCATACAGGACAAGATCAACAAGCATTTGTAACGTTCAGGAAGCGAAAGatacaattacaattaatatTAATGTACATGGGTAACATGATAATTGACGGTGTCAGATTTTATATAATTCAGATacaaatataaagctttatgaAAACTGAATACATTCTGATAGAGATATAACCATGTCCTACGTATGTACATGTAGCACCAATTAAAAATGGTAACATAGAATTTCTTAATCAACCAATCGTTATGTTAATGGCAGTTACCTTAATGCTTGTTAAGGAATATAATTACACTTTCCTCTTTATATCTTTGTAACATACACTCTGTAAATACTTCTCAGGAGAGACAGCGCTTGGGAAATCAAGCAGAGATCAGGAACAACAGAAGCTCTGACTTACCAGGTATTTATCTTACAAATCAAAACCCAAATTTACCTTGACCAAgcattcaattttgtttcttttcataATCATGATGATTATTCAGACTTaacatttggaaaataaaaacacagaaataatttacaatatGTCACTTTACGGCCTTTAAGAATGGGAAAAACAACTAGACCGCATAATCAGCTTATCAGCCCCGAAGTGACATAGGAAAATGTCGTATAATATTACTGATTTTCTTGTGCTGTACACTTGATAAATAAGGGGAACTTAAAAAGAAATGGGGTGTATGCATCCGAAGACGCATTTATCTGTCAATTTTCTGACAACGGGTACCCCAAAATCAAATGCAAGAAAGCCAAGGATATATTGAAAACCAAAACATACCAAGCATGTGTCTACAAGGAAGATAGTATCATGGGAACCCAAGTTTCAATgtgttttatgtttgttactCAACCTGTTTTCGAATTGAAGTTCTAATACAATAAAAACTTGTACTCgcttaataaaatattgttagcAATTTCCACTAAGTATCAAAACTGtagcaatataaaaaaaaaaagaagatgtgatatgattgccaatgagacaactatccacaaaagaccaaaatgacacaaacattaacaattaatatatgttttcttttatattttcacaGCAACACAATTTGCTTTAATAAAAAAGCCTGAAGAGAAAGGTAAttaattcattttgttataaaataagtttttttaacCTTAAATTCTATTCTACGACAAGTTCCTTTATTATCCCTTTTCATAGTTCTAAATGTACGAGTTGTTTATGTTAGtatgaaaatacattttaagtgATATAAAAGAGTTGTACTAATTGTGTTCTACAGAATTATCCATGGACTCATTTCAATTCGATTGCTAGACTAGTAAGtccttgtacatgtacatgtacagataCTAGTACAAGCAAATTACATACTCAATCATTTCGACAAATATCCACCTCAAAGTAACAAATAGTCATGTTTCCACAAACAATAATCCAATGGAACACGTTGCCAAAGTTGCGATAGCATGTCAGACAATTGAAACCGTGAGATAATAGTTGCATTGGTACCAACTGTTCTCCAcaacataaatatcaatgaaCACATATTTTTCTATCACTTGTAGTCTTCCTATAATGAAAATATCACCTTTTAAGtaatctaaaaattaaaacaacatttgtttgttctactacaattttatttacacaCTCCACGCATGCAACTGTTAGTAATTTTCAGTTAAAATCAAACTGAAACTGTATATCAGAAGAAGAAGTAAAGAGTAAATTAATATGTGCATAATAAGTGTAATCCTTtagattttaaaatctttaagtTACTTTTATGTTTTGGTCAAGCTTAAAACTTTTGATACCAAATGCAATAATTGTTTTTGATTACACAGGCAAATTTTGCTCACGTAAATTTTACgccataaataaaggcaacagtagtataccgctgttcaaaactcataaatccatggacaaaaaacaaaatcggggtaacaaactaaaaccgagggaaacgcattaaatataagaggagaacaacgacacaacaccgaaacgcaacagcacacagaaacggaccaagcaacagacaaaacaccacgagaataacaaatataacatcaaaaccaaatatatgaatttgggatagacaagtaccgtgccacgtcttatctcaaaaataagagaaaacacaaacgactcaacgttaaaatgcaacacacacacagaaacgaacaatattttaa includes these proteins:
- the LOC134686541 gene encoding E3 ubiquitin-protein ligase XIAP-like → MLKNVEKFHQAKAINTMKRSESNSISRQAIDIHGNNKVIPLLLIWKLENGNFDTLTKSEKEFINDILGNIHTISPNKCIKVVPSNRISNRGSRKKYKNCVLMWDSSRQAILDINPLISSGERLNTFANWSISSCKWWPRMLSDAGFYYNHTDLECFQCRFQTNPTNWLPNETPKEAHARLSPECAFVKLYKQSARSDKPKSPEQISNNDRLINHNDNTNMKHSISEQNGHFTPEYVVVPHQNTNCMQTRALVKPLLSNDANAFHRGGIPADNSNIQSPSDIKTATSAVCDSANNPSYTEHSIQPTIDAMNSQLTIDGFQSRIQAPEEPEYMYPQYHTYTSRYQSYGNWPFPHKQTAHSLSEAGYFYTGENDIVRCFCCDLGLAEWDPKDKPWTEHARHNPRCMFLLTEKGKQFIDDIQKDWRKIYNPKHAAFDDKESRIATFDDWRRDIEQTPEILADSGFFYTGEDDVVRCHYCDGGLRNWEPGDVPWEEHGRWFPFCKFVIKMKGREYLEEIRAKYEERQRLGNQAEIRNNRSSDLPATQFALIKKPEEKDPQKLKEINKQLKDKMKCIRCRTNDICMLFVNCGHRQTCEECAGLMDFCPICDTRIKKRLKTFLS